One part of the Methanobacterium spitsbergense genome encodes these proteins:
- a CDS encoding 4Fe-4S ferredoxin, with protein sequence MKRNVKTISLALLIIEKECEDYFFGIADLSHVQNSIIEQYSALFDEYPRAISIGITLPLTKDGLMNDNKKVYNFTDRKLNNITEHISNLLEAEGYNAFPFPKSEKTKDNTFISLNLIAANQANLGQIEKNGLLTTPEVGSAVNWGTVLIDAPIKIK encoded by the coding sequence TTGAAAAGGAATGTGAAGACTATTTCTTTGGCATTGCTGATTATTGAAAAGGAATGTGAAGACTATTTCTTTGGCATTGCTGATTTATCTCACGTACAAAATTCGATTATAGAACAATACAGTGCACTGTTTGATGAATATCCAAGAGCCATCTCAATAGGGATTACTCTACCTTTAACCAAAGATGGATTGATGAATGATAATAAAAAAGTTTATAACTTTACAGATCGGAAATTGAACAACATTACAGAACATATAAGTAATTTATTAGAAGCTGAAGGCTATAATGCATTTCCTTTTCCTAAATCAGAAAAAACAAAAGATAACACATTTATATCTTTGAATTTAATTGCTGCAAATCAGGCCAATCTGGGACAGATTGAAAAAAACGGTTTGCTCACAACACCAGAAGTAGGTTCAGCCGTTAATTGGGGAACAGTGCTTATTGATGCACCAATTAAAATAAAATAA
- a CDS encoding ABC transporter ATP-binding protein, whose product MTEHAIKLNNLTKKFGDFTAVDNLSLHVEEGEIFGFLGPNGAGKSTTIRMLCTLAQPTSGSALVSGYDLVEDSAKVRKEIGLVAEKMIMYDTLTAAENLRFFGKLYDMPKEKIELRIDELLELVDMQEWKNTQINKFSTGMKQRINVIRALLPEPKILFMDEPTLGLDPQTTFSIREIIRNINNNGVTVILTTHAMTEAEALSDRVAIIDHGKIAALDTPENLKNMLVNSDITIFTMKIMNLSSKLIEQLKTLKIVTAIAQQDDHHIKISATGKDALNQIIDKIRLEGGDIFSIVNSNESTLEDVFLTVTGKEMRDQATEKPAPVQHGHAPKARVR is encoded by the coding sequence ATGACTGAACACGCTATTAAATTAAATAATCTGACTAAAAAGTTTGGTGATTTCACAGCCGTGGATAATTTATCCCTTCATGTTGAAGAGGGAGAGATCTTCGGTTTTTTAGGCCCAAATGGTGCAGGTAAAAGCACTACAATAAGGATGCTTTGTACCCTTGCTCAACCAACATCAGGGTCTGCACTTGTTTCAGGTTATGATCTTGTTGAAGATTCAGCGAAAGTCCGTAAGGAAATTGGACTAGTTGCAGAGAAGATGATAATGTACGACACACTTACTGCGGCTGAAAACCTTAGATTCTTCGGAAAACTTTACGATATGCCGAAAGAAAAAATTGAATTACGTATTGATGAATTACTCGAACTTGTTGATATGCAAGAATGGAAAAACACACAGATCAACAAGTTTTCAACAGGTATGAAACAGCGTATAAATGTGATCAGAGCACTCTTACCCGAGCCTAAAATACTTTTCATGGATGAACCAACTCTCGGACTTGACCCTCAGACAACATTTTCTATTCGGGAAATTATCAGAAACATCAACAACAACGGAGTAACAGTGATACTCACAACACATGCAATGACAGAGGCTGAAGCTCTGAGCGATCGTGTAGCAATTATTGACCATGGCAAAATAGCAGCTTTAGACACTCCTGAGAACCTGAAAAATATGTTGGTTAACAGTGACATAACCATATTCACAATGAAGATAATGAATCTATCCTCTAAACTGATTGAACAGTTAAAAACATTGAAAATTGTAACTGCTATTGCACAGCAGGATGATCACCATATTAAAATCAGTGCTACGGGTAAAGATGCTCTTAATCAGATTATTGACAAGATCAGATTAGAAGGCGGAGATATTTTCTCAATTGTTAACAGTAACGAATCAACACTTGAAGATGTATTCCTGACTGTAACAGGTAAGGAAATGCGTGATCAGGCAACTGAAAAACCAGCCCCTGTTCAGCATGGACATGCACCCAAGGCTAGAGTGAGATGA
- a CDS encoding HEAT repeat domain-containing protein, giving the protein MDETKQSAEIETLIEKLLDSDPKVRTDAALELGTSGQGSAVEPLILALNDENPDVRFQASKSLSELGKPAVEPLVKALKGEEGNTKRYATFALKNMGDDNVVEHLIVALKDEDWSVRKTSAKSLGEMGSKKAVEPLIDALQDDDWGVRCSIAKALGDIGDEKAIDPVKKARRAAKGDKEFKKVATKALKKIG; this is encoded by the coding sequence ATGGATGAAACTAAACAATCAGCTGAAATTGAAACTTTAATTGAAAAATTATTAGACTCAGATCCCAAGGTAAGAACAGATGCAGCATTAGAACTAGGAACCTCCGGCCAGGGATCTGCTGTTGAACCTTTAATCCTGGCTCTTAATGATGAAAATCCTGATGTAAGATTTCAAGCATCAAAATCACTGTCGGAATTAGGAAAACCTGCAGTTGAACCCCTTGTAAAAGCATTAAAAGGTGAGGAAGGTAATACAAAAAGGTATGCCACATTTGCCCTTAAAAATATGGGTGATGATAATGTAGTTGAACACTTGATAGTGGCTTTGAAGGATGAAGACTGGAGTGTCAGGAAAACATCTGCAAAGTCTTTAGGTGAAATGGGCAGTAAGAAAGCTGTAGAACCCCTTATAGATGCACTGCAAGATGATGATTGGGGCGTTAGATGTTCAATTGCCAAAGCATTGGGAGACATAGGTGATGAAAAAGCAATAGACCCTGTTAAAAAAGCCAGAAGAGCTGCAAAAGGAGATAAAGAATTTAAAAAAGTTGCTACCAAGGCACTTAAGAAAATAGGTTAA
- a CDS encoding lipocalin-like domain-containing protein, which translates to MRIKFRDIKLDSTKDFMLQGNNGCLPCCCEVGTLYYSATNLALDGKNSTLKLGGETIKITEGKFWFDHQCGNSLEPLGNSRCEIIRAASTMNRNTYNGLGLVYGTI; encoded by the coding sequence ATGCGGATAAAATTCCGGGATATTAAGCTTGATTCCACCAAGGATTTTATGCTACAGGGAAATAATGGCTGCCTTCCATGTTGCTGTGAAGTTGGAACTCTTTACTACTCTGCAACTAATTTGGCCCTTGATGGGAAAAATAGTACCTTAAAATTGGGTGGTGAAACAATAAAGATTACAGAGGGAAAATTCTGGTTTGATCATCAGTGTGGAAACTCGCTTGAACCCCTAGGAAATTCCCGTTGCGAAATTATCAGAGCTGCAAGTACAATGAACAGAAACACATACAATGGGTTGGGACTGGTTTATGGGACAATTTGA
- a CDS encoding ATP-dependent helicase: MIEKQEKAYKDGEIYKILHPWVKKWFKEKFETFSEAQRYAIMDIHIGENVLVSSPTGSGKTLTAFLSIISELTHLAEQDELEDRVYCLYISPLKALDNDIEKNLEEPLKEIEAIAGKKLGIRKAVRTGDTSQYQRSKMLKTPPHILITTPETLSILLCAPKFRDKLKDIKYLIVDEIHSLADNKRGVHMSLTLERLQSLTGGFTRIGLSATVHPLEKIASFLVGYENGLVRNCKVVDVNYLKQLDMKVLCPVEDIVMSDPEDVNTALYNLLHDLVNEHKTTLIFTNTRSGTESVVFNLKKNFPDFYSHENIMAHHSSLSKELRLEAENKLKDGELKVVVSSTSLELGIDIGYIDLVVLVSSPKSVSRALQRIGRSGHKLHDKSKGRIIVVERDDLVECSLILKNAIEGKIDEIHIPQNCLDVLSQQIYGMAIEGKWDIDNAYNIIRGSYNYRNLTQNDFISVLSYLAGDYTSLEDRYVYAKIWVDYKEKQFGKRGKLARMLYSTNIGTIPDRSAARVKCNGEVIGRIEEDFMEKLRKGDTFVLGGKIYRFNYARGMTVNVTPSSGPPTIPSWFSEQLPLSFDLAMSIQNFRAIMDVKFKSKKDKDEIIKFIHEFLYVDYNAANSIYSYFREQYMFAQIPSARNLLIEFYKGYGGRKFVIFHALFGRRVNDALSRAVAYLIAEKYKRDVMISVSDNGFYLSSDGKVGGLDVFNELKPENIEEILIKAIDKTETLAARFRHCAGRSLMILRRYKGNEKSVSRQQIKGKILLKFVKDLDDNFSILKEARREVIEDYMDVKNAKKVLKMIQDGRMNITKIDTKIPSPFAFNLVAQSYLDVLKYEERIEFIRRMHQAIIKEIGEDV; encoded by the coding sequence ATGATAGAAAAACAGGAAAAAGCCTATAAAGACGGAGAAATATATAAGATACTCCATCCGTGGGTCAAAAAATGGTTTAAAGAAAAATTTGAAACTTTTTCTGAAGCACAACGTTACGCTATAATGGATATTCATATTGGTGAAAATGTGCTGGTTTCCTCTCCAACTGGTTCTGGAAAAACTTTAACAGCATTTCTATCAATAATCAGCGAATTAACACATCTAGCAGAACAAGATGAACTCGAAGATAGAGTGTACTGTCTTTACATATCCCCATTAAAGGCTCTTGACAATGATATTGAAAAGAACCTGGAAGAACCATTGAAAGAGATAGAGGCAATAGCAGGAAAAAAATTGGGAATAAGAAAAGCTGTCAGAACAGGAGATACAAGCCAGTATCAACGTTCTAAAATGCTTAAAACTCCTCCACACATTCTCATAACCACGCCAGAAACACTTTCAATACTTTTATGTGCACCTAAATTCCGTGACAAACTCAAGGATATTAAATACTTGATTGTTGATGAAATTCATTCACTTGCTGACAACAAACGTGGTGTTCACATGAGTCTCACACTTGAACGCTTGCAGAGTCTTACAGGAGGATTCACAAGGATAGGTCTGAGTGCTACAGTACATCCTCTGGAAAAGATAGCCAGTTTCCTTGTGGGATATGAAAATGGTCTTGTTAGAAATTGTAAAGTAGTTGATGTCAATTATCTAAAACAGCTCGACATGAAAGTATTATGCCCTGTAGAAGATATTGTGATGTCTGATCCTGAAGATGTTAATACAGCACTCTACAACCTCTTGCATGATCTTGTAAATGAACATAAAACCACACTTATCTTCACTAATACACGGAGCGGAACAGAGAGTGTTGTTTTTAATCTTAAAAAGAACTTTCCAGATTTTTACAGCCATGAAAACATAATGGCTCACCATTCATCCCTATCAAAGGAGCTTAGATTAGAAGCGGAGAATAAATTAAAGGATGGAGAATTAAAGGTTGTTGTATCATCAACATCACTGGAACTTGGTATAGACATAGGGTACATTGATCTGGTAGTTCTTGTAAGTTCACCTAAATCTGTTTCAAGAGCTCTTCAACGTATTGGTAGAAGCGGTCATAAACTTCATGATAAGTCCAAGGGAAGAATTATTGTTGTTGAGAGAGATGATCTTGTTGAATGTTCACTCATTCTCAAAAATGCTATTGAAGGTAAAATTGATGAGATACATATACCTCAAAATTGTCTCGATGTTTTATCCCAGCAGATATATGGAATGGCTATTGAAGGAAAATGGGACATAGATAATGCATACAATATTATTAGGGGAAGCTACAACTACAGAAACCTTACCCAAAACGATTTTATAAGTGTTTTAAGTTATCTGGCCGGTGATTATACTAGTTTAGAGGACAGATATGTTTATGCAAAGATATGGGTTGACTACAAGGAGAAACAGTTTGGGAAACGTGGAAAACTTGCAAGGATGTTGTATTCAACTAATATAGGCACAATCCCTGACAGATCTGCAGCCAGAGTCAAGTGCAATGGAGAAGTTATCGGCCGTATAGAAGAGGACTTCATGGAAAAACTCAGGAAAGGTGATACATTTGTGCTCGGGGGAAAAATATACAGATTCAACTATGCTAGGGGAATGACAGTTAATGTAACTCCTTCATCAGGGCCACCAACAATTCCTTCTTGGTTCTCGGAGCAGCTGCCACTTTCATTTGACTTGGCAATGTCTATCCAGAACTTCAGGGCTATAATGGATGTGAAATTTAAAAGCAAGAAGGATAAGGATGAAATAATCAAGTTTATCCATGAATTTCTATACGTAGATTACAATGCCGCCAATTCAATTTACAGCTATTTCAGGGAACAATACATGTTTGCACAGATACCAAGTGCCAGAAATTTACTCATAGAATTTTACAAGGGATATGGGGGAAGAAAATTTGTTATTTTCCATGCATTATTTGGTAGAAGAGTAAACGATGCACTTTCGAGGGCTGTAGCATATTTAATAGCAGAAAAATATAAACGCGATGTAATGATATCTGTTTCAGATAATGGTTTTTATTTGAGCTCTGATGGTAAGGTAGGTGGATTAGATGTGTTTAATGAACTCAAACCTGAAAATATCGAGGAAATTTTAATAAAAGCAATTGATAAAACCGAAACATTGGCAGCAAGATTCCGTCACTGTGCTGGAAGATCGCTAATGATACTTAGAAGGTATAAAGGAAATGAAAAGAGTGTTTCAAGACAACAGATAAAGGGTAAGATACTTCTTAAGTTTGTTAAAGATCTTGACGATAACTTTTCAATACTTAAAGAAGCTAGGCGTGAAGTAATTGAGGATTATATGGATGTGAAAAATGCAAAAAAAGTACTTAAGATGATCCAAGATGGCCGGATGAACATAACCAAAATTGATACCAAAATACCCTCACCATTTGCATTTAACCTGGTTGCACAGAGCTATCTGGATGTGTTAAAATATGAGGAACGTATAGAATTTATAAGAAGGATGCATCAGGCCATAATAAAAGAAATTGGGGAGGATGTATAG
- a CDS encoding metallophosphoesterase has product MEEKLIYNAEIADLGLFIENTLIISDLHIGYEQSLNREGIMVPRFQYKMILERLHEILKRYNVTRVVVNGDLKHEFGRITRQEWMEAKNFIEFLKENFDEVILIKGNHDNFTKFIAEKSDLAVYETYSLGNYIIMHGDKITDDIMAKDNSTIIIGHEHPCIGIRNGERLEKIKCFLKGTYKEKNIIVMPSFNFVTEGSDILHEKPLSPFLKNRSIEEFEVYGVENFEVLYFGKIKDILAVKNKFY; this is encoded by the coding sequence ATGGAAGAAAAATTAATTTATAACGCTGAAATTGCTGATCTCGGACTTTTCATAGAAAATACTTTGATCATATCCGACCTTCATATTGGATATGAACAATCACTTAACCGGGAGGGGATTATGGTTCCAAGATTTCAGTATAAAATGATCCTAGAAAGGTTACATGAAATACTCAAAAGGTACAACGTGACAAGGGTTGTTGTAAACGGAGATCTTAAACATGAATTTGGAAGAATAACCAGGCAAGAATGGATGGAAGCCAAAAACTTCATAGAATTTCTAAAGGAGAATTTTGATGAAGTCATTCTTATAAAGGGTAATCATGATAACTTCACCAAATTCATTGCTGAAAAATCAGATCTAGCAGTATACGAAACATATTCACTCGGTAATTACATTATAATGCATGGGGACAAGATTACCGATGATATAATGGCCAAAGATAATTCAACCATAATAATAGGTCATGAACATCCATGTATAGGTATTAGAAACGGTGAAAGACTCGAGAAAATTAAATGTTTCCTTAAGGGAACTTACAAAGAGAAAAATATCATTGTAATGCCTTCATTCAATTTCGTAACAGAAGGATCAGACATACTTCATGAAAAACCGTTATCCCCCTTTCTAAAGAATAGATCAATCGAAGAATTTGAAGTATATGGTGTAGAAAACTTTGAAGTGTTATATTTTGGAAAAATTAAGGATATTCTGGCGGTTAAAAATAAATTTTACTAA
- a CDS encoding ABC transporter permease encodes MDIIKILKDSYHIMAKDLLALKRNRMSLAALVIMPIAFLVMFGFIFPSGNTQQNMPVGIVNLDQGPSATAFTTQLNTLNKNASYMSFENFSTVDDAKTQINRGKLYGTFIIPPGFSYNMTHGQSANVIVYVDNSNPQVATQIQSVATSTITGLNGMQAENNVMEMGKSTNQTVNAQAVVFPYTPNVKTTIPGQTNYFNFLAPGLMIMIVMMTVMTGIPEAISKEKEMGTFDGMLSAPINQVSIILGKTTALCVRGFAQCILILVLAMLFFGVTIQGSIMLAFVMLILGIFSFVGIGIVAVSMSEDQASSTMLVNLLMFPMMFLGGVFYPIQQMPWFMQTISQFIPLTYAADAMRKIMLLNAGIGDVFYQILILVAFGIVTMAIAVPLFRKSMTR; translated from the coding sequence ATGGATATAATAAAAATATTAAAAGATAGCTATCATATAATGGCCAAGGACCTTCTTGCGCTTAAAAGAAATCGCATGTCACTCGCAGCTTTAGTTATAATGCCCATAGCTTTCCTTGTTATGTTTGGTTTCATTTTCCCAAGTGGTAACACACAACAAAACATGCCAGTTGGGATTGTCAACCTTGATCAAGGACCAAGTGCAACAGCATTTACAACACAGCTTAATACTCTGAATAAAAACGCCAGTTATATGAGCTTTGAAAATTTCTCTACTGTTGACGACGCCAAAACACAGATCAATAGAGGAAAGCTCTATGGGACATTCATTATACCGCCAGGCTTTTCATATAATATGACACATGGACAATCTGCCAATGTAATTGTATATGTTGATAACAGCAATCCACAGGTTGCCACACAGATCCAAAGTGTTGCAACAAGTACAATAACTGGATTGAATGGTATGCAAGCAGAAAATAATGTTATGGAAATGGGCAAATCAACAAACCAAACTGTAAATGCACAGGCAGTTGTGTTCCCATACACACCAAATGTTAAAACCACAATACCGGGTCAAACAAATTACTTCAACTTCTTGGCACCTGGACTGATGATCATGATCGTTATGATGACGGTTATGACTGGAATTCCAGAGGCCATCTCAAAAGAGAAGGAAATGGGAACTTTTGATGGAATGTTGTCTGCACCAATAAATCAGGTTTCCATTATTCTAGGCAAAACAACTGCATTATGTGTAAGAGGATTTGCTCAGTGTATTCTGATATTAGTGCTGGCCATGCTATTCTTTGGAGTTACAATCCAGGGAAGTATTATGCTAGCATTTGTCATGCTTATACTGGGAATATTCAGTTTTGTGGGAATTGGAATTGTAGCAGTTTCAATGTCTGAAGATCAGGCATCAAGCACCATGCTTGTGAACCTTTTAATGTTCCCAATGATGTTTTTGGGAGGTGTTTTCTACCCGATCCAACAGATGCCATGGTTCATGCAGACAATCTCACAGTTCATACCATTGACATATGCTGCTGATGCAATGCGTAAAATTATGCTCTTAAATGCAGGTATTGGGGATGTATTCTACCAGATCTTAATACTTGTTGCATTTGGTATTGTTACAATGGCAATTGCAGTACCGCTCTTCAGAAAGTCAATGACTAGGTAA
- a CDS encoding PAS domain S-box protein, which translates to MYDLETLLITEDVIEASKITRWLDLWDYNVTTTRFSNNQFFSDDLLNNDLILVDITIEDENIGREVLEIIKQNIKVPVIFFTSPTDEKLLNLPKSFSCIRKPVNAKELKLTMEMELYKSKMERALHQSEKKYKLLVENADDPIAIISKDGEFVLVNPSAARYFGGVPEDLKGKKMWDIFPKQYADSQMKSIENVIESGKGILTNEKTKINSSDKWFSSKIQPIKDPDGSISSIQIIAHDITLQKKIEKDLIDRENFFSGTLNDMQTFVAVLKPTGEVIFVNNTPLEIIGKKFSDVEGLLFYETPWWDYSEEVKASIKRDIELCAMGKTIRHEIQVNSLNGMIWIDYSMHPIYDSNGKVKYLVPEGRDISNIKKAKKALSAEKNRFMSLTENAPFGMVLIDENGVYKYVNPKFVELFGYDLNEIPNGKEWFKRAFPDVEKRRDAILTWKNDFKDAAPGEKRPRTYEVYCKNGEKKIVDFVPVLLENNEYLMTVDDITERQIAENALQQSEERFRTVASSAVDAIIITDLEGRIVFCNDSLQRIFGYHEHDIIGESVDMLIPGRYKEEFVRRQEKFKLTGKHMLSGKLFESYGHRKDGSEFPIEISITAWDVDGERFTTSIIRDITERKLVEYELKGSEEKFRQMTENMEEVFWIIDPKMSQLLYISPAYQKVWGCSRESLFDNPRSWIESIHPEDRKEVVDTIFRTSHEVRREKKNGIEYRIRRPDGSIRWIWGKAFTLRKDDPKIQRIAGVAVDITQRKNAEEKYRNLFDNISVGVYRCTVGPHSKFVDANPALLDMFGYKKTEILAIKASYLFQDSEDKIKFDYKIMKFGHVKNEELKFKKHDGTPFTASVSAFVIRDDFGNIKYYDGVIQDITKIKEMEKTIKISDPIALFNKSE; encoded by the coding sequence ATGTATGATCTTGAAACCCTGTTAATAACAGAAGATGTTATAGAGGCCAGTAAAATAACAAGATGGCTTGATTTATGGGATTATAATGTAACAACAACAAGATTTTCAAATAACCAATTTTTCAGTGATGATTTATTAAATAATGACTTAATTTTAGTTGATATAACTATTGAGGATGAAAATATTGGAAGGGAAGTCCTTGAAATTATTAAACAAAATATTAAAGTTCCTGTTATTTTTTTTACCTCCCCTACAGATGAAAAATTATTGAATTTACCTAAAAGTTTTTCATGTATTAGAAAACCGGTTAATGCAAAAGAACTGAAATTAACAATGGAAATGGAGTTATACAAAAGCAAAATGGAAAGGGCACTTCATCAAAGCGAGAAGAAATACAAGCTCCTAGTCGAAAATGCAGATGATCCTATAGCAATTATAAGTAAAGATGGTGAATTTGTTTTAGTTAACCCCAGTGCAGCACGATACTTTGGGGGAGTTCCTGAAGATTTGAAAGGTAAAAAAATGTGGGATATTTTCCCAAAACAATATGCTGATTCCCAGATGAAATCAATAGAAAATGTAATTGAGTCGGGTAAGGGTATTTTAACTAATGAAAAAACCAAAATAAATAGCAGTGATAAATGGTTTAGTTCAAAAATACAGCCAATAAAAGATCCTGATGGTTCAATATCGAGTATTCAAATTATTGCACATGATATTACCCTTCAAAAGAAAATTGAAAAAGATCTTATTGACAGGGAAAACTTTTTTTCTGGAACACTAAATGATATGCAAACATTTGTAGCTGTTTTAAAACCAACAGGAGAAGTTATTTTTGTAAATAATACTCCATTGGAAATTATTGGAAAAAAATTTAGTGATGTTGAGGGGCTATTGTTTTATGAAACACCTTGGTGGGATTATTCTGAAGAAGTTAAAGCATCAATAAAACGAGACATTGAACTTTGTGCTATGGGAAAGACAATTAGACATGAAATCCAAGTGAACTCCTTAAACGGGATGATCTGGATAGATTACAGCATGCACCCTATTTATGATTCAAATGGGAAAGTTAAATATTTGGTTCCAGAAGGAAGGGATATAAGTAATATTAAAAAAGCTAAAAAAGCTCTTAGTGCAGAAAAAAACAGATTTATGAGTCTTACCGAAAATGCACCATTTGGTATGGTGTTAATAGATGAAAATGGTGTTTACAAATATGTAAATCCTAAATTCGTAGAATTGTTTGGCTATGATCTAAATGAGATTCCTAATGGTAAAGAATGGTTTAAACGAGCATTTCCTGATGTTGAAAAGAGGAGAGATGCAATTTTAACATGGAAAAATGATTTTAAAGACGCTGCACCCGGAGAAAAACGGCCAAGGACCTATGAAGTTTATTGTAAAAATGGAGAAAAGAAAATAGTGGACTTTGTACCAGTTTTGCTTGAAAACAATGAATATTTAATGACTGTTGACGATATAACCGAAAGACAAATTGCAGAAAACGCACTCCAACAGAGCGAAGAAAGATTCAGAACCGTTGCTAGTTCTGCAGTTGATGCCATAATAATTACAGATCTAGAAGGTAGAATTGTATTCTGCAATGACAGTCTCCAGAGAATATTCGGATACCATGAACATGATATTATAGGAGAATCTGTGGACATGCTTATTCCCGGCCGTTACAAAGAAGAGTTCGTAAGAAGACAGGAAAAATTCAAGTTAACAGGTAAACATATGCTATCTGGAAAATTATTCGAGTCTTACGGTCACAGAAAGGATGGAAGTGAATTTCCAATTGAGATATCTATAACAGCATGGGATGTTGATGGTGAAAGGTTTACAACATCCATAATCAGGGATATAACAGAGCGCAAACTAGTTGAATATGAACTCAAAGGCAGTGAAGAAAAGTTCAGACAGATGACAGAAAATATGGAAGAGGTTTTCTGGATAATAGATCCAAAAATGAGTCAACTACTTTATATAAGCCCGGCCTATCAGAAGGTTTGGGGATGCAGCAGGGAAAGCCTTTTCGATAATCCAAGATCATGGATCGAATCAATACATCCCGAGGATAGAAAAGAGGTAGTAGATACCATATTCAGAACATCACATGAAGTAAGAAGAGAGAAAAAAAATGGGATAGAATACAGGATAAGACGGCCAGATGGCAGTATTCGGTGGATATGGGGAAAGGCTTTTACACTCAGAAAAGATGACCCTAAAATTCAGCGTATTGCAGGTGTGGCAGTTGATATAACACAACGAAAAAATGCAGAAGAGAAGTATAGAAACCTTTTTGATAACATTAGTGTTGGTGTTTACAGATGCACAGTAGGGCCACATAGTAAGTTTGTAGATGCAAATCCCGCACTTCTTGACATGTTCGGATATAAAAAAACAGAGATCCTTGCAATTAAAGCTTCTTATCTTTTCCAGGACAGTGAAGACAAAATTAAATTCGATTATAAAATAATGAAATTTGGACACGTTAAAAACGAAGAACTTAAATTTAAGAAGCACGATGGCACACCATTCACCGCATCAGTATCTGCTTTTGTTATTAGAGATGACTTTGGAAATATAAAGTACTATGATGGAGTTATCCAAGACATAACCAAAATCAAAGAAATGGAGAAAACAATTAAGATCTCAGATCCAATTGCACTTTTCAACAAATCCGAATAA
- a CDS encoding PadR family transcriptional regulator yields the protein MWNSFKNLHEKFHERIEEMQRLGGLRIWIIHVLDEGPKNGVEIMDSIEEHHNAIKMRHMKENNEIDRRILHKMKHHTQRPSPGSIYPMLKKMVDENLIIKREDSKYELTGKGQEIARKVFGHYQLHGKQMDRSAYAVEHAIAEIDSFISYLEDIKKDKLSSYEEMLNDLSVRLKNLKESLNDD from the coding sequence TTGTGGAACTCATTTAAAAATCTTCATGAAAAATTTCATGAAAGAATAGAAGAAATGCAAAGACTTGGTGGTTTAAGAATCTGGATAATTCATGTTCTAGATGAAGGGCCCAAAAATGGGGTTGAAATAATGGACTCCATTGAAGAGCACCATAATGCTATCAAAATGCGCCATATGAAAGAAAATAATGAGATCGATAGACGCATACTACATAAAATGAAACACCACACTCAACGTCCTTCACCCGGCTCAATCTATCCTATGCTTAAAAAAATGGTTGATGAAAATTTGATCATAAAGAGGGAAGACAGCAAATATGAATTAACAGGTAAAGGGCAGGAAATTGCCCGTAAAGTATTTGGACACTATCAACTTCATGGAAAACAAATGGATCGTAGTGCATATGCAGTTGAACATGCAATAGCAGAAATTGACAGCTTCATATCTTATTTAGAGGATATAAAAAAGGATAAATTAAGTTCATACGAAGAAATGTTAAATGATTTAAGTGTAAGACTCAAAAATTTAAAAGAATCATTAAATGACGATTAA